Genomic window (Candidatus Culexarchaeum yellowstonense):
GCCCGTTCAAAGTATCCATCTATCAAGTCTTATGTACTACTTGGATCGTTCCTAAGCATATATTTGAAGAGGCTGAGAAGAAATATGAAAGTATTGTTGAGTTTCCCTATGAGGAACCCATCGGTTCAGGAGTCTACAAGTTATTAAGATGGGAGAGCACAAGGATAATTAAGGAACGCTGGGATGACTGGTGGGGAAGAAAATATTTCGGTCTTCCAGAACCCAAATACCTCATTTATACGCCTTCTCCTGGAAATGAGGAAACTAATAGAATGATGATTACCGCCGAGGTTGATGGGCTTTCAGCCATAGCGCCGGGCTGGAAGGACATGCAGAAATACGGCGTATATTCATGGTTCAAAGAGCCGCCATTCGTGTCGCCATTTCCAGTTCGAGTGAACTTCTACGCTATAAATAATGAGAGATTTGAGGAGAGATTCGGTGAATACGCAATCAATATAAAATATGCTCTGGCCTACGCTATCGATAGGGAAGTAATTAGCGAACGCGGTTTCTTCCAGCTAGCGGTTCCGCTAAGCGATCCCACATTTATATTGCCAGATAGCCCGCTGGCATTCCTTAGAAATGAGGAAGTTGTCGAGAAATACACCTTCACATATGATCCGGAAAAGGCGATGAAAATACTTGATGACGCTGGCATAAAGGATGTTGATGGGGATGGAATAAGAGAGACGCCTAAGGGGGCGGAAGTAACCCTAGTTACCATTGATGTTGAGGGATGGACGGACTGGATGGCTGCTAATGAATTGCTCAAAGCATATGCGGACGCGATCGGTTTAAGCGTCGAAGTTCAGCACCTTGACTATTCAGTGTGGCTATCGAGAGTTCGTGCTGGCGACTATGATATGATGACCTATGGGGCGAGCGCATGGGCCCCAGCAGGTCTATGGTCATTCTTAGGCATATTCGATTATCGTTATCCATCATGGCCAAACCTTGAGGGGTCACCATTAAGATATGTAAACGATGAGATCTGCAGGTTAAGAGATGAAGTTGCTAAATATCCTGATCCATTCAATCCGGAGGCGAAACCTGTGCTGAAAGATATTTTTGCAAGGATACAGGAGATAATCGCAAGGGACATGCCAGTGATACCTTCATGTGTCTGGGGATACGAATTCGGCTTTCAAACAAAATATTGGACTGGCTGGCCAACCGAAGATGATCCATACCCATTTGAGGAGCAAGGATCCCCAGGCTTCATATATGTAATCTTCCATTTAAGATCTACCGCTGCCCCCATAACTCCCGAGCAACCTGTAATATCTCCAGAGTTGAATGAAACGATTGTGTCAATTTATGAGGCTGTTTCCAGAATAGAATCTTCCCTTTCCGAATTGGGTGATACCATTAGAGGCCTCAGCTCAACCATCGGCGGGTTGACCTCTTGGCTTACAGGGTTGCTAATGTTAAACGTAGTGATACTCATCGTGGCGATCGCAGCAGTCGTAGCGGTTGTGAAACGTACAGCTAAACAGTAAAGGGAGGATCTAAAAAATGCCGAGGACTCAATCCCACCATTTATTTTTTATACGTAAAGTAGCGGTTTATGTGGCTACATTTTTTATTGCGCTCACCTTGGTTTGGCTTCTTCCCCATATGATGCCTGGTGACCCTATTCTGGAGAAGGCTATGAGAATTTTAGCAGCCGGCTCGAAAGGTGGAGCAGCCCCCTCCGCTGGCTTAACAGAGGTGCAGGTTAAGAGATTATATGAGTTTTGGGTTAAGAAGTTTGGATTGGATAAGCCGCTAATTATTCAATATCTTATTTTCCTTAAAAATTGTTTCACGTTTGATTTGGGCGTATCAATTACGCGTTATCCTACTCAGGTAATTGACGTTCTTGCTCAAGCCTTACCATGGAGTTTAGCTTTACTTATACCAGCAATTATTGTTGGCTGGATAATAGGAAACTATCTAGGCGCGCTTGCAGCATATAAGAGGGGTATTTTTGACAGGATCATATATCCGCTATTCCTTTTAATGTCTCAGATGCCTTACTACTGGTTCGCACTCGTTTTAGTCTATACATTGGGATTTCAGATGGGCATATTCCCGTTAGGGGGCGCGTATAGTCTAACTCTTACACCTTCACTTTCGCTGGGCTTTATATTAGATGCGTTACATCATTATGTTCTGCCTTTTCTATCCGTTATGATACCATACGTCGGCGGGGAAGCTATAGGTATGAGGTCACTTATACTATACGAAATTAACTCCGACTACGCTAACTATTTTGAGTCATTGGGATTTCGGGATAAAAAATTACTCTCCTACTCATTCAGGAATGCTGTCTTACCGCAGGTAACCGGATTGCCAATATACTTCGCATCCGCATTCG
Coding sequences:
- a CDS encoding ABC transporter substrate-binding protein encodes the protein MHFGGRKMKKTYGTILCALVITFTLNGLLSISNVFAQELKREECLIYTEEEGITVLPGKFFNPLSPDVQSVWYNGIFETLYIFDPVNFALIPWLADGKPVWVDPYTLEVKLKDAYWQDYTPLTAEDVVYTYSLAKKYPELGGDLLAMWSALTDIKAVDEHTIRFYVNESRPFKVSIYQVLCTTWIVPKHIFEEAEKKYESIVEFPYEEPIGSGVYKLLRWESTRIIKERWDDWWGRKYFGLPEPKYLIYTPSPGNEETNRMMITAEVDGLSAIAPGWKDMQKYGVYSWFKEPPFVSPFPVRVNFYAINNERFEERFGEYAINIKYALAYAIDREVISERGFFQLAVPLSDPTFILPDSPLAFLRNEEVVEKYTFTYDPEKAMKILDDAGIKDVDGDGIRETPKGAEVTLVTIDVEGWTDWMAANELLKAYADAIGLSVEVQHLDYSVWLSRVRAGDYDMMTYGASAWAPAGLWSFLGIFDYRYPSWPNLEGSPLRYVNDEICRLRDEVAKYPDPFNPEAKPVLKDIFARIQEIIARDMPVIPSCVWGYEFGFQTKYWTGWPTEDDPYPFEEQGSPGFIYVIFHLRSTAAPITPEQPVISPELNETIVSIYEAVSRIESSLSELGDTIRGLSSTIGGLTSWLTGLLMLNVVILIVAIAAVVAVVKRTAKQ
- a CDS encoding ABC transporter permease, which translates into the protein MVWLLPHMMPGDPILEKAMRILAAGSKGGAAPSAGLTEVQVKRLYEFWVKKFGLDKPLIIQYLIFLKNCFTFDLGVSITRYPTQVIDVLAQALPWSLALLIPAIIVGWIIGNYLGALAAYKRGIFDRIIYPLFLLMSQMPYYWFALVLVYTLGFQMGIFPLGGAYSLTLTPSLSLGFILDALHHYVLPFLSVMIPYVGGEAIGMRSLILYEINSDYANYFESLGFRDKKLLSYSFRNAVLPQVTGLPIYFASAFGGQLVTEVVFTYPGIGSTLYGAVIGQDYPLIQGGFLAIVIVTILGNFILDILYAYIDPRIRITYKGEK